The sequence CCTCGCTCATAAATACCTTCCAGCCATAGTCGAACTCGTGGGCCAGCGCCTCCGCCTCGGTCATACCGTCGGTCTCGTGCAGCGTGCGTATGATCGCCTCGACGGCGAGCGGCCCGTTGTCGCAAATGACCTGGGCGATCTCACGCGCCTTGGCGAGCGCCTGACCATCGGGAACCACATGGCCAATGAGTCCGATCGAGAGCGCCTCGCGTGCCGTGAGGTGTTTGCCAGTGAGCAGGATCTCGGCCGCGTGGGTGTACGGAATCTGGCGCCGCAGCCGCACCGCCGAGCCGGCCATCGGGTAGAGTGACCACCGTGCTTCCGACACGCCGAAGCGAGCCTTCTCTCCGGCGATACGGATCTCGGTCGCTTGCAGGATTTCCGTGCCGCCGGCGATCGCCACACCCTCGACCGCCGCGATGATGGGTTTGGTTGGCCGGTAGCTGCGCAGCAGCGCCTTCCAGTGTAGCTCGGGGTCAGCGGACATGCGTGCAGTGACGTCGATTTCCGGATCCGTGTTCCCGCCGTCCCCTGCCATCGCCCGGAGATCGGCGCCGGAGCAGAAGTTGCCGCCTGCCCCGGTAAGGATGATGCAACGGACGTCGTCCTTCGTCGACGCCTCGACGAAGGCGTCGTACATGCGTACGAGCATGGCGCCCGAGAGCGCATTCATACGCTCTGGACGGTTCAAAGTAACCACCAACACATGGCCTTCACGTTCGACGATCGCATCAGGCATAGGCTGTAACCTATGACGTCCGTGCGGGCTGATGCAATACCAACCGCTCCACAGGCACGCACTCCGGCTGCGGGTCCATTTCCTCGCTTCTTCCCATCAAGCACGCACTTTGGTAGCTCTTGCGTTTATGTGGGTGCGGCTTGGTAGGCGTATCGAAATGACGAGAAGCATGTCTGCATTCGTGCCAGCCCTTTCCGGCCGCGCCAGGATGGCATGCTTACTCTTGGCGCTGGGCACCCCCGTGCAAGGACACGCCTGCGATCTGTGCGCAATCTACACCGCGACCGAACAGCGGGAGAGTCGCACCGGCATCCGGGTGGGCGTCGCCGAGCA is a genomic window of Candidatus Binatia bacterium containing:
- a CDS encoding crotonase/enoyl-CoA hydratase family protein yields the protein MPDAIVEREGHVLVVTLNRPERMNALSGAMLVRMYDAFVEASTKDDVRCIILTGAGGNFCSGADLRAMAGDGGNTDPEIDVTARMSADPELHWKALLRSYRPTKPIIAAVEGVAIAGGTEILQATEIRIAGEKARFGVSEARWSLYPMAGSAVRLRRQIPYTHAAEILLTGKHLTAREALSIGLIGHVVPDGQALAKAREIAQVICDNGPLAVEAIIRTLHETDGMTEAEALAHEFDYGWKVFMSEDAREGPRAFKEKRKPNFQRR